The DNA sequence CCCCGACAGGAGCTACGCCGGCATCTACCAGGCCGTCATAGACGACTGCAAGAAGAACGGCGCCTTCGACCCGGCCACCATGGGGAGCGTGCCCAACGTGGGACTCATGGCCCAGAAGGCCGAGGAGTACGGCTCCCACGACAAGACCTTCCAGGCCCCGGGAAGCGGCGTCATCCGCGCCGTCGACCCATCGGGCAAGGTGCTCCTCGAACAGAGGGTGGAGGAAGGCGACATATTCCGCATGTGCCAGACAAAGGACGCGCCCATACGCGACTGGGTGAAGCTGGCCGTCACCAGGGCCAGGGCCACCGGCGCTCCCGCCGTCTTCTGGCTAAACGAGCAGAGGGCCCACGACAGGCAGCTCATCGCCAAGGTCGAGCGCTATCTCGAGGACCACGACACCGAGGGGCTCGACATCAGGATCATGGCTCCCGTCGACGCCATGCGTTTCTCGCTGGAGCGCATAAGGGAGGGCAAGGACACCATATCGGTGACCGGCAACGTCCTTCGTGACTACCTGACCGACCTCTTCCCCATACTCGAGCTCGGCACGAGCGCCAAGATGCTCTCCATCGTGCCGCTCATGAACGGCGGAGGCCTCTTCGAGACCGGAGCCGGCGGCTCGGCGCCCAAACACGTCCAGCAGTTCCTCCAGGAAGGGTACCTGCGGTGGGACTCGCTGGGCGAGTACCTGGCGCTTGCCGAGTCGCTCCACCACCTGGCGCGCTCCTTCGACAACAAGAAGGCCGAGGTGCTGGCCTCGGCGCTCGACAAGGCCAACGGTCTCATACTGGAGAACAACAGGACGCCGGCGAGAAAGCTCGGAGAACTCGACAACAGGGGGAGCCACTTCTACCTGGCCCTGTACTGGGCCCAGGCCCTGGCCGACCAGAGCGACGACCCCGAGCTCCGGGAGTGTTTCGCCGAGGTCGCCCGCAAGCTCTCCGACAACGAGCGGAAGATCCTCGACGAGCTTGTCGGCGCCCAGCGAAAGCCACAGGACATAGGCGGCTACTATCATCCCGACCCTGAGAAGACCTCGAAGGCCATGCGCCCGAGCGACACTCTCAACGCCATAATCGACTCGATTTAGTCCCGACGGCGGCCGGGCCGCCGGTTGAAACGTCCCCCGCCACCGCGGGGGTATCCGGCACGGCCGGCCGCCGAGCCGCCGCCGGGCAGAACAAGGGAGGTTGAAAGATGCAGCTTACAGGTCTACTTTGGGGCCGCAAGCTCTTAAGCCGTGTCGACTTTCCGGCGGCCGAGGTGCTCGGTCCCGAGGCGAGCGTCGACGAGATCAAGGACCTCATCGCGCGGGCCGGAGAGGTCTTCATAAAGCCCGTATTCAAGGGCGGCGTGGGCAAGAAGGGCAAGTCCGGGCTCATCGGCCGGGCAAAGGACATCGCCACGGCCCTCAAGGAAAAGGAGCGCCTCTACTTCGTGGAGCACCGCTTCGCCAACCAGACGGCCAAGGCCGACGGCGTGACCTTCGAGGGAGGGGTGCCGGCAAACCACGAGGTCTACTTCTCCATAACCGACTCGACGGTCTACAGGGCCCCGACCATGACCATCACCCACCACGGCGGCGTGGACATCGAGGAGCTCCCGGCCGACAAGCTCGCCCAGGTCCCCTTCGACCCGCTCACCGGGCTCAAGAGCTTCCACGTCTCCAACGCCCTCCAGGAGCTGGGCGCGCCCAGGGAGATCATAAGCCCCCTGGTGCAGAACCTTCCCAAGCTCTGGGACCTCTTCAACAACTACGGCATGAGCATGATAGAGCTCAACCCCATACGCATGAGCCCCAACAATAAGGGACGGCTCGTGCCCGTGGCCTGCGACTTCAAGTGCTCCTTCGACATAGACGACCCGGCCTGGAAACGCCTTGAACTGCCGGCCCACCTCTTCGCCTCCGACTACTCGGAGTTCGAGCAGGAGATAAACCAGCTCCGCACCTACCAGGGGCAGAGCGACGTCTTCGTCATGAACCCCCACGGCACCATAACGGCGCCCACCTTCGGCGGCGGCGCAAACGCCCTGGTCACCGAGCTCCTGGGCGAACGGGCCACGATATCGTCCGACTTCGGCGGCAACCCGCCCTACGAGAAGATGAAGCAGATAGCCCGGATATGCTTCAAGTACTGGCTCGCCCAGAGCAACGTGCTCTTCATCATAGGCGGCAAGGCCAACAACACCGACATCTACGAGACCTTCCGCGCCATGGCCGACGCCCTGCGCGAGCACTTCAACACCTACGGCCCCACGCCGCTCTACGTCGTCGTGGGCCGCGGAGGACCGAACCTGGTGCGCGGCATGGCCTATCTGCGCGACACGCTCGACAACCTGAAGCTGCCCTACCGGATGTTCGGTCACGACAGCGCAATGAGCGAGGTCGTGAACTACGCCATAAAGGTCGACGACTGGATGGCCTCCGAGGGCCGCAGGCTCTTCGAGGAGAGGGCGGCGCAGGTCTGAGTCCACGGCTCATCGAGTCTATGACTCATCGAGTCCCCGGCTCATCGGGTCCCCGGCTCGCCGGGCGGACGCAAACGCGAAGAAAAGGACGAGAGAGAACCATGCATAAGAAAGGCATCGAAAAATTCCCTTACTACGTGGGCATAAACTCGCTGGCCGAGGTGGCCACCAGGGAGGACCGGGTATGCGTGCTCAACATACTCGGCGGCGAGAGCCGCACGGTCACTCCCACAAGCCACGCCTTCTCGGGCGGCAACGTCGTATTCGGCACCAGTCCCGGCCGCTCGGGCCAGGTGCTCGAGACCCCCATAGGCGACATACCGGTCTACAACTCCATCAAGGAAGGACGCAAGGCGGGCCACAACTTCAACACCGCCGTCATATACCTTCCGCCCGCGGGCGTGAAGGACGGTGTGGCCGAGGCGGTGCGCCACAACCCGGACCTTAAGAAGGTGATAATCATCACCGAGAAGGTCTCGGTCAAGGACGCCCGCACCATCAGGGCCATATGCCAGGCCAACGGCGTCGACGTCTTCGGCGCCAACTGCCTCGGCGTGGCCGACGCATGGAACGGCGTGCGCATAGGCGGGGCCCTGGGCGGCAGCAAGCCCGAAGAATCGCTGGTCAAGGGCTCGGTGGCCATCTACTCCAACTCCGGCAACTTCACCACCACCATCGCCGTCTATCTGCTCACCAAGGGATGGGGCACCACCACGTCCATATCGAGCGGCAAGGACGTCTACATACACTTCGCCCCCCGCGAGTTCTTCAACGCCCTCGACAACGACGAGCGCAGCAAGGCCGCCGTCATATACGTCGAGCCCGGCGGCTACTAC is a window from the Deltaproteobacteria bacterium genome containing:
- a CDS encoding carboxylate--amine ligase, with amino-acid sequence MQLTGLLWGRKLLSRVDFPAAEVLGPEASVDEIKDLIARAGEVFIKPVFKGGVGKKGKSGLIGRAKDIATALKEKERLYFVEHRFANQTAKADGVTFEGGVPANHEVYFSITDSTVYRAPTMTITHHGGVDIEELPADKLAQVPFDPLTGLKSFHVSNALQELGAPREIISPLVQNLPKLWDLFNNYGMSMIELNPIRMSPNNKGRLVPVACDFKCSFDIDDPAWKRLELPAHLFASDYSEFEQEINQLRTYQGQSDVFVMNPHGTITAPTFGGGANALVTELLGERATISSDFGGNPPYEKMKQIARICFKYWLAQSNVLFIIGGKANNTDIYETFRAMADALREHFNTYGPTPLYVVVGRGGPNLVRGMAYLRDTLDNLKLPYRMFGHDSAMSEVVNYAIKVDDWMASEGRRLFEERAAQV